A stretch of the Flavobacterium sp. 5 genome encodes the following:
- a CDS encoding glycoside hydrolase family 2 protein → MVKNRNYNSLIFFQLLLLVLFSCNMVWGQTAMQNVSDRNCFSLNGKWNVIIDPYDNGEWRKFWEERKPEKKTDFFEYSFVGTPELNVPSDFNTQLPELTYYEGIVWYKKAFKYSLKKNKRLFIHFGAVNYTADVFLNGKLIGKHEGGFTSFQFEITNLVAGENSLVVKVNNKRLKDGIPSEGYDWFNYGGITRDVDLIETSTSYIEDYSIQLKKNSNTQVLGWVKIADAKQPQKIKVSIPELKLKFTANTDKKGYAEVQLNSKFKLWSPENPKLYDVIIESEYDTIKDQIGFRNIEVQGTKVVLNGKPIFIKAINIHEEMPLRGAKAYSEADALLLLNWVKELGCNLVRLAHYPHSEHTIKLAEKMGLMVWEELPIYQHIAFSTEGVSQKMDIMLQEMIKRDKNRCGVVIWCLSNETYQFTPNRDQELIDLAKKCKIVDDTRLTTTVICTQGYNDNVFNVWDPLYNYYDIISVNEYVGWYSPWQGNPKDTKWKLVNNTKPLFISEFGGEALYGNNDKPSDEASNWTEGYQEKIYKDQIEMFKTTPNLAGVCPWILCDFRSLSRLHPLYQKGWNRKGVLSDKGEKKKAWYVLKDYYENYNN, encoded by the coding sequence ATGGTGAAAAATCGAAATTATAATAGTTTAATATTTTTTCAACTGCTTTTATTAGTTCTTTTCAGTTGTAATATGGTTTGGGGGCAAACAGCAATGCAAAACGTTTCTGATAGAAATTGTTTCAGTTTAAATGGAAAATGGAACGTCATAATTGATCCTTATGATAATGGTGAATGGCGAAAATTTTGGGAAGAAAGAAAACCAGAAAAGAAGACAGATTTTTTTGAATATTCATTTGTTGGTACACCAGAATTGAATGTGCCATCAGATTTTAATACACAACTCCCTGAGCTTACTTATTACGAAGGAATCGTTTGGTACAAAAAGGCATTTAAATATTCTTTAAAGAAAAATAAAAGGTTATTTATTCATTTTGGAGCTGTAAATTATACAGCAGATGTGTTTTTAAATGGCAAACTTATTGGTAAACACGAAGGAGGTTTTACGTCATTTCAATTTGAAATTACAAATCTTGTCGCAGGTGAAAATTCACTTGTTGTGAAAGTTAATAATAAAAGACTCAAAGACGGTATTCCTAGCGAAGGCTATGACTGGTTTAATTATGGAGGAATCACTCGTGATGTCGATTTGATTGAAACTTCAACTTCCTATATCGAGGATTATTCTATTCAATTAAAAAAGAATTCAAATACTCAGGTATTGGGTTGGGTAAAAATTGCTGATGCAAAACAACCACAAAAAATTAAGGTAAGCATTCCCGAATTGAAATTAAAATTCACTGCAAATACTGATAAAAAAGGATATGCTGAAGTTCAATTAAATTCTAAATTTAAACTTTGGAGTCCAGAAAATCCTAAATTATATGATGTGATTATCGAAAGTGAATATGATACAATTAAAGATCAGATTGGCTTTAGGAATATTGAAGTGCAAGGGACGAAAGTGGTTTTGAATGGTAAACCCATATTTATAAAAGCAATTAATATTCATGAAGAAATGCCATTGCGTGGCGCTAAAGCTTATTCGGAAGCTGATGCTCTTTTGCTTTTAAATTGGGTAAAAGAATTGGGTTGCAATTTAGTTCGATTAGCACATTATCCACACAGCGAGCACACCATAAAATTAGCCGAAAAGATGGGTTTGATGGTTTGGGAAGAATTACCGATTTATCAGCACATTGCATTTTCTACAGAAGGAGTATCTCAAAAAATGGATATAATGCTTCAGGAAATGATCAAAAGGGATAAAAACAGGTGTGGTGTTGTAATATGGTGTTTATCGAATGAAACCTATCAATTTACTCCAAATCGAGATCAAGAATTAATTGATTTAGCTAAAAAATGTAAAATAGTAGATGATACCCGTCTTACAACAACGGTGATTTGTACACAAGGATACAATGATAATGTCTTTAATGTTTGGGATCCGCTGTATAATTATTATGATATTATTTCTGTTAATGAATACGTAGGCTGGTACTCTCCTTGGCAAGGTAATCCAAAAGATACTAAATGGAAATTGGTTAATAATACAAAACCATTGTTTATTTCAGAATTTGGAGGAGAAGCTCTTTATGGGAATAATGATAAGCCTTCCGATGAAGCTTCAAATTGGACAGAAGGCTACCAGGAAAAAATTTATAAAGATCAGATAGAAATGTTTAAGACAACTCCAAATTTGGCAGGGGTTTGTCCTTGGATTTTATGTGATTTTCGATCTCTTTCTCGTTTACATCCACTTTATCAAAAGGGATGGAATAGAAAGGGAGTACTGTCTGACAAGGGAGAGAAAAAGAAAGCTTGGTATGTTTTAAAGGATTATTATGAAAATTATAATAATTAA